TCGGCCTGGGTGAAGGTGGCGGCCTGGACCGGCCGCTCGTCGTGCAGCATCGCCGTGAGGGACCGCGCCACCGCCTCGCCGAGCAGGGCGTAGCCAGCGGGGTTGGGGTGATAGTGGTCGGCGGCGAACAGCTCCTTGCCGCGCCGCCGCAGCGTGTCGCCCACCTCGCACCGGATGTCGATGTAGCGGGCCTGCGGCAGCCGTTGGGCCAACCGCCGCTGGATGGTGTGCAGCGTGTCGCCCATCGCGGAGGCGATCTCGCGCAGCGGCATGGTCAGCAGCGGAGCGGAGCCGACGGGGGGCAGGCCGGTGAAGACCACGGGCGCGCCGCCGGTCCGCTCGTGGGCCTGGACGGTCAACGCCTCGATCCGGCGGGCGAACTCCCACGGCGGGGTGCCACCGGTGGCGTCGTTGGCGCCGATCAGGACGATGACGAGGTCGGTGTTGTGGTCCAGCTTCGGGACCTGCTCGCGGATGACGTCGTCGACCTTGCTGGACGCGATGCCGTGGCTGCGCATCCGGATCGGACGGCCGAGATGGGCGGCCAGGCGATAGGCGGTCTGGGCCGGCAGCGACTGGCTGGCCCGGGGGGCACCGACACCTTGGACGAGGGAGTCGCCGAGGAAGGTCACCCGCAGCGGTTCGCCCTGGACCCACGGCGGCTGCACGGTGATGTCGACGGTGTAGTCGGGCCGGGGCAACATCGCGTTGGCCCGGATGCGTCGGACCTGTCGGCTGATGAGCAGCCCGAAGGTGCTCGGGACGGCCACGACGGCACCGACGGCCAGCGCGGTCAGGCTGCCCTGCGGTACGCGGGGTGCCCTGGCCATGTCGCCTCCTCGGTGTGTGTCCGTTGGTTGTACAAACGGTAACAACACGCCGAACTTGAGGCATTCCTCGTTCACAGGCCTGTCAGGTGACCGCCAGATTGCATCACCGGTGACCCGTCCGAACGGGCTGGTCGGCGGAGGGGCGATGGCCCCTCCCGGGCTACTGGTCCTTGCTCTTGTCCGAGGAATGGCCGGGGAAGACGCCCTTGTCGGGGTCGATGTAGGGGGCGGCGTTGTTGACGGCGGTCGCGGCCTCGCCGAACCCGACGCTGATGAGCTTCACCTTGCCGTCGTAGGTGGTGATGTCACCGGCCGCGAACACCCGGTTGAGGTTGGTGTGCATCGAGGTGTCCACGACGACCTGGCGCTTGTCCTGCTCGAGGCCCCAGCGCTTCAGCGGGCCGAGGTCGGCGGTGAACCCCAGG
The nucleotide sequence above comes from Euzebya pacifica. Encoded proteins:
- a CDS encoding SGNH/GDSL hydrolase family protein — translated: MARAPRVPQGSLTALAVGAVVAVPSTFGLLISRQVRRIRANAMLPRPDYTVDITVQPPWVQGEPLRVTFLGDSLVQGVGAPRASQSLPAQTAYRLAAHLGRPIRMRSHGIASSKVDDVIREQVPKLDHNTDLVIVLIGANDATGGTPPWEFARRIEALTVQAHERTGGAPVVFTGLPPVGSAPLLTMPLREIASAMGDTLHTIQRRLAQRLPQARYIDIRCEVGDTLRRRGKELFAADHYHPNPAGYALLGEAVARSLTAMLHDERPVQAATFTQAEMDAIHRAAWEELAALPGITEEDAPPAPPAVASAA